From a single Aestuariibius sp. HNIBRBA575 genomic region:
- a CDS encoding zinc-ribbon domain-containing protein, producing MRLICPNCGAQYEVADDVVPEAGRDVQCSNCGHTWFEQPGASVLAEEIGQVDAPDATTAETPQDGGDDPVTAPEPDPEPKAETDPPAEEPEQEDIADPVVPAAAMARRRNLTPEVTDILREEAAHEEQVRAAEKSGGLESQPDLGIQEPSPVKRPRSDDASRNKSRVQDMVDAQSDIPEDLSESRRDLLPDIEEINSTLRNTADRSEGTAMDAVQAEAVAQKSGFRRGFSLIVLIAIIGFALYVLKPKIAEMVPALDPALTTYVEKVDAARLWLDLKMQSLMSSVEEATPSEAEPAAEVTE from the coding sequence ATGAGGCTAATTTGTCCAAATTGCGGGGCTCAATACGAAGTCGCCGATGATGTCGTCCCAGAAGCGGGGCGGGACGTTCAATGTTCAAATTGCGGACACACTTGGTTTGAACAGCCGGGCGCATCTGTGCTGGCAGAAGAGATCGGACAGGTCGACGCGCCTGATGCGACCACTGCCGAAACGCCCCAAGACGGGGGTGACGATCCTGTCACGGCACCGGAACCAGACCCCGAACCCAAAGCAGAAACAGACCCGCCAGCAGAAGAGCCCGAACAAGAAGACATCGCCGATCCGGTTGTTCCTGCGGCCGCCATGGCGCGGCGGCGCAACCTGACGCCCGAGGTCACAGATATTCTGCGCGAAGAAGCCGCCCATGAAGAACAAGTGCGCGCTGCTGAAAAATCCGGTGGGCTAGAAAGCCAACCCGATTTGGGCATCCAAGAGCCAAGCCCGGTCAAACGCCCCCGCAGCGATGACGCAAGTCGCAACAAATCCCGCGTTCAGGACATGGTCGATGCACAATCCGACATCCCAGAGGATTTGTCAGAATCGCGTCGCGATCTGTTGCCCGATATCGAAGAAATCAACTCGACCCTACGCAACACGGCTGACCGATCCGAAGGCACTGCTATGGACGCGGTCCAAGCCGAAGCCGTCGCGCAAAAATCCGGGTTCCGCCGGGGCTTTAGCCTGATTGTGCTGATCGCGATCATCGGCTTTGCGCTGTATGTGTTAAAGCCGAAAATCGCCGAAATGGTCCCTGCGCTGGACCCAGCCCTGACCACCTATGTGGAAAAAGTGGACGCCGCCCGGCTATGGCTTGATCTGAAAATGCAATCCTTGATGAGCAGCGTCGAAGAAGCCACCCCATCAGAAGCGGAGCCTGCGGCTGAGGTGACAGAGTAA
- a CDS encoding cell division protein FtsX yields MKLNPARLLDVMAGDPQADRAVPPTGFTARLTLFSAGAMAFLAVFALALSMATGRLADRWASELARTSTLRISAPADQVDAQLRAAIAVLETTPGVEVARPLSPDEQKALLEPWFGPDLPLDTLPIPRLIEIIETGDGYDATGLRARLQAEVPGAVLDDHTRWREPLVHAANRLRSLGLIAIVLIAATTAAMITLAAQAALAANAQVIRVMRLVGAQDSYIAKAFIRRFTLRAALGAFVGMILGCIAILFLPSADVAGGFLTGLGFQGAQWLWPLIIPILAAIVAFFSTRHAALRTLKEQS; encoded by the coding sequence ATGAAACTGAACCCAGCGCGATTACTGGATGTGATGGCGGGTGATCCTCAGGCGGATCGCGCCGTGCCCCCCACCGGGTTCACCGCCCGATTGACGCTGTTTTCCGCAGGCGCAATGGCGTTTTTGGCGGTGTTTGCGCTGGCCTTGTCGATGGCAACGGGCCGGTTGGCGGATCGCTGGGCATCTGAACTGGCGCGGACATCGACGTTGCGCATTTCAGCCCCCGCAGATCAGGTCGACGCACAATTGCGCGCCGCAATTGCGGTGTTGGAAACCACCCCGGGGGTCGAAGTGGCCCGCCCGCTAAGCCCGGATGAACAAAAGGCATTGCTAGAGCCGTGGTTTGGCCCGGACCTGCCGCTGGACACGTTGCCGATCCCGCGATTGATCGAAATCATCGAAACGGGGGACGGCTATGATGCAACCGGCCTGCGGGCGCGATTGCAGGCCGAAGTGCCCGGCGCCGTGTTGGACGATCACACCCGTTGGCGCGAACCTCTGGTTCATGCGGCTAACCGGCTGCGCAGTTTGGGGCTGATCGCGATTGTTCTGATCGCGGCGACCACAGCGGCGATGATCACATTGGCCGCACAGGCCGCATTGGCGGCAAATGCCCAAGTGATCCGTGTGATGCGACTGGTCGGCGCCCAAGATAGCTATATCGCCAAAGCGTTTATTCGGCGGTTCACATTGCGCGCAGCCCTTGGGGCGTTTGTGGGCATGATCTTAGGCTGCATCGCCATTCTGTTTCTTCCCAGCGCGGATGTGGCGGGTGGGTTTTTAACCGGCCTTGGCTTTCAGGGCGCACAATGGTTGTGGCCCCTTATCATTCCGATCCTCGCGGCGATCGTGGCGTTTTTTTCCACCCGTCATGCGGCGCTTAGAACCTTGAAAGAGCAATCATGA
- a CDS encoding cell division ATP-binding protein FtsE, with protein sequence MIELDNVAYSYGGGELFSNLSLTLAPGSFHFLTGPSGAGKTTLLKLCYGELTATSGQVRLFGTDTRAMDRDHVALLRRKIGVVHQDCQFLDHLPISENIALPLTVAGRGGQGLGDLQDLIGWVGLSAQANQLPPELSGGERQRAALARAVIMSPDVILADEPTGNVDWDMSQRLLTLLVELNRMGKTVLIATHDMALIRAAKAQVQSRVLRLQNRKITMAGADL encoded by the coding sequence GTGATTGAGTTGGACAATGTCGCCTATTCTTATGGCGGAGGAGAGTTGTTTTCCAATCTCTCGTTGACGTTAGCGCCGGGGTCATTTCATTTCCTGACCGGACCGTCTGGGGCGGGCAAAACCACGTTGCTGAAACTGTGTTACGGCGAATTGACCGCCACATCTGGCCAGGTGCGCCTGTTTGGCACCGACACCCGCGCCATGGATCGCGATCACGTGGCGCTGTTGAGGCGCAAGATTGGCGTGGTGCATCAGGATTGCCAATTTCTGGACCATTTGCCGATTTCTGAAAATATCGCATTGCCGCTGACCGTTGCCGGGCGCGGTGGTCAGGGGCTGGGCGATCTGCAGGATTTGATTGGCTGGGTCGGATTGTCTGCGCAGGCCAATCAATTGCCTCCGGAATTGTCGGGTGGGGAACGCCAGCGTGCCGCTTTGGCGCGCGCAGTGATCATGTCGCCGGACGTGATTTTGGCGGATGAGCCCACGGGCAATGTCGATTGGGACATGTCACAACGGTTGCTGACATTGCTGGTGGAACTGAACCGGATGGGGAAAACCGTGCTGATCGCGACCCATGACATGGCATTGATCCGCGCGGCCAAAGCGCAGGTTCAGTCGCGCGTATTGCGCCTGCAAAACCGGAAAATCACCATGGCGGGGGCGGATCTATGA